In one Alphaproteobacteria bacterium genomic region, the following are encoded:
- a CDS encoding S8 family serine peptidase, protein MKPLACLLLLLCVVYPAAAEAQGWTVLEYDANGRVVGSRNNTSDAGDDDSVSGARQQAVEPNELLVVDPTAGQLAELRGAGFGILRRSVLTGLGFTLVEISTPPGMSVPEAMSFISDRYPELLVETNDLLDLSGNGYRDRQQAQSIDFTRDLSGWGDVPDSCGAGIVLGQIDGFVDVDHAALRGKKLIYESFLKPDRVPAAEDHGTAVAVMLIGRAFNDRSSGLLPGAKLFAANIFERRNGKDVGNLAALVRAIDWLATNNVRVANLSIAGGDNKIMRLAINRALQKGLLLVAAAGNNGPNAPPAWPAAHPDSFAVTAIDKTMRLYRHANRGAYIDFAAPGVDIPTQTPRGLKNQSGTSFAAPFVTAMVALHLDAGFEADPELIRRSLQRYSMDLGTSGKDDVYGWGLVRLRPSC, encoded by the coding sequence CCTGCCTCCTGCTGCTGCTTTGCGTGGTGTACCCCGCGGCAGCCGAGGCACAGGGTTGGACGGTACTGGAATATGACGCGAATGGCCGGGTCGTCGGGTCACGCAACAACACGAGTGACGCAGGCGACGACGATTCGGTTTCCGGCGCGCGCCAACAGGCCGTGGAACCGAACGAGTTGCTGGTTGTCGACCCGACGGCAGGTCAGTTGGCCGAATTGCGCGGGGCGGGGTTTGGCATTCTTCGCCGCAGCGTGCTGACGGGACTTGGCTTCACCCTGGTCGAAATTTCGACACCGCCCGGCATGTCGGTGCCGGAGGCGATGAGCTTCATCTCGGACCGCTATCCCGAACTGCTGGTGGAAACGAATGACCTGCTGGACCTGTCCGGCAACGGCTATCGGGACCGGCAGCAGGCCCAGTCGATCGATTTCACCCGCGATCTCTCGGGCTGGGGCGATGTTCCCGACAGTTGCGGTGCCGGCATCGTCCTGGGACAGATCGACGGCTTCGTGGATGTCGATCACGCAGCGCTGCGCGGCAAGAAGCTGATCTATGAAAGCTTCCTGAAGCCGGACCGGGTTCCGGCGGCAGAAGATCACGGCACCGCTGTGGCGGTCATGCTGATCGGCCGCGCCTTCAACGACCGCTCCAGCGGCCTGCTGCCCGGCGCGAAGCTCTTTGCCGCGAACATCTTCGAGCGACGCAATGGCAAGGATGTCGGCAATCTGGCTGCCCTGGTCCGGGCCATCGACTGGCTGGCGACGAACAACGTCAGGGTCGCCAACCTGTCCATCGCGGGGGGCGACAACAAGATCATGCGGCTGGCAATCAACCGTGCCCTGCAGAAAGGTCTGTTGCTGGTCGCAGCCGCCGGCAACAACGGACCCAATGCGCCGCCCGCATGGCCCGCCGCCCATCCCGATTCCTTTGCGGTTACGGCGATCGACAAGACCATGCGCCTCTATCGCCATGCCAATCGGGGCGCCTACATCGATTTTGCCGCCCCGGGGGTGGACATCCCGACCCAGACGCCGCGTGGTCTGAAGAACCAGAGCGGTACATCCTTTGCCGCGCCCTTTGTCACGGCCATGGTCGCCCTGCACCTGGATGCCGGTTTTGAAGCGGATCCGGAATTGATCCGCCGCAGTCTGCAGCGTTACTCCATGGATCTCGGGACATCCGGGAAGGACGACGTCTACGGCTGGGGGTTGGTACGGCTGCGGCCGAGCTGCTGA
- a CDS encoding L,D-transpeptidase family protein, producing MTHTSFVTAFLALLSLCAVIAAPVMAFFWSRAVLPPPVQVSERLLPTPEAARHTVASRLSQFGQAARTRLQPAFQEADLPYPPAEVVMVGLKRERRLELYGKAPEGELQFVKSYPLQAWTGSLGPKLMEGDMQIPEGVYGVEYLNPNSVAHVSLKIGYPNPFERARGVEDGRDNLGGDIMIHGWTNGSQGCIVVKDEDVEEIFTLASDTGLGRMRILLAPSDLRRKPAEIPAEAPPWTEAVYRDLVDEMAHLPLPSIQVAGD from the coding sequence ATGACACACACCAGTTTCGTAACCGCCTTCCTGGCGCTGCTCTCCCTCTGCGCGGTCATCGCCGCGCCGGTCATGGCCTTTTTCTGGTCTCGGGCCGTCCTGCCACCGCCCGTGCAGGTCTCGGAACGCCTGCTGCCGACACCTGAGGCCGCGCGACACACGGTGGCCAGCCGCCTATCCCAGTTCGGGCAAGCGGCGCGGACCCGTCTGCAGCCGGCCTTTCAGGAAGCCGATCTGCCTTATCCACCGGCGGAGGTCGTCATGGTCGGCCTGAAGCGCGAGCGCAGACTGGAACTCTACGGCAAGGCCCCGGAAGGAGAGCTTCAGTTCGTCAAATCCTATCCGCTTCAGGCGTGGACAGGGTCTCTGGGCCCGAAACTGATGGAGGGGGACATGCAGATCCCTGAGGGCGTTTACGGCGTGGAGTATCTCAACCCCAACTCCGTCGCCCATGTTTCACTGAAAATTGGATACCCGAACCCTTTCGAACGGGCCAGAGGCGTCGAGGACGGGCGCGACAATCTGGGCGGCGACATCATGATCCACGGCTGGACCAACGGGTCCCAAGGCTGCATCGTCGTGAAAGACGAGGATGTCGAGGAGATATTCACTCTGGCATCGGATACGGGGCTGGGCCGGATGCGTATCCTGCTCGCGCCGTCCGACCTTCGCCGGAAACCAGCCGAGATTCCGGCTGAAGCCCCGCCCTGGACGGAAGCCGTCTATCGCGACCTGGTCGACGAAATGGCACATTTGCCGCTTCCGTCCATCCAGGTCGCGGGTGACTGA
- a CDS encoding DUF2312 domain-containing protein, with product MADLAAETDTQQGETETSTETATGARLRSFIERVERLEEEKKTIADDIKEVYAEAKSQGFDVKTMRKIVSLRKKDPDDRAEEDALLETYMAALGMA from the coding sequence ATGGCCGATCTCGCCGCCGAAACCGATACCCAGCAGGGCGAAACGGAAACCAGCACCGAAACCGCAACCGGTGCGCGTCTGCGGTCCTTCATCGAACGGGTCGAGCGCCTGGAAGAAGAGAAGAAGACCATCGCGGACGACATCAAGGAAGTCTATGCCGAGGCGAAGAGCCAGGGCTTCGACGTCAAGACGATGCGCAAGATCGTTTCACTGCGGAAGAAGGATCCGGACGACCGCGCCGAAGAGGATGCGTTGCTGGAAACCTACATGGCCGCGCTGGGCATGGCCTGA
- the hemN gene encoding oxygen-independent coproporphyrinogen III oxidase, whose amino-acid sequence MRQDLIRRYGGAAPRYTSYPTAPHFSDTVGPPQYRERLSQLPADEPVSLYLHVPYCDTLCWFCGCHTKMTRRYRPVSNYVDTLMQELVLIAQTAPRKLRMSHMHWGGGSPTLLQADDILRLARAAIALFPPARGFEFAVEIDPRGTGTDRIAALARAGLTRASIGVQDFDPTVQRAINRIQTFAETADVVRNLRDHGIQNLNLDLMYGLPHQSRVRTLSTVRRALELEPARVALFGYAHVPWMKTHQRMIPEEALPGPAERLETFEAAAALLTEAGYVRTGIDHFAKPDDSMAQAFEQGNLRRNFQGYTTDRAETLIGAGASAVSRLPGMYAQNSVPIQRYTAMVREGDLPVEKGVRLTNEDRMRAEIIERIMCDFAVDLGAICRRHGTTIERISESTRQL is encoded by the coding sequence ATGAGACAGGATCTGATCAGACGGTACGGCGGGGCCGCCCCGCGCTATACCAGCTATCCAACGGCACCGCATTTCTCGGACACGGTGGGCCCACCCCAATACCGGGAGCGCCTGTCGCAGCTGCCGGCGGATGAACCGGTGTCGCTCTATCTGCATGTCCCGTATTGCGACACGCTGTGCTGGTTCTGCGGTTGCCATACGAAAATGACGCGACGCTACCGACCGGTTTCCAACTATGTCGACACGTTGATGCAGGAACTGGTCCTGATTGCCCAGACCGCCCCCAGGAAGCTGCGCATGTCCCATATGCATTGGGGCGGCGGGTCGCCGACCCTGCTTCAGGCGGACGATATCCTGCGTCTGGCCCGCGCCGCGATTGCGCTGTTCCCGCCCGCCCGGGGTTTCGAATTCGCGGTGGAGATCGATCCAAGAGGAACGGGAACCGACCGGATCGCTGCCCTTGCCAGGGCGGGACTGACCCGTGCCAGCATCGGCGTCCAGGATTTCGATCCGACGGTACAGCGCGCGATCAACCGGATTCAGACATTCGCGGAAACCGCCGACGTCGTTCGGAATCTCAGAGATCACGGGATTCAAAACCTGAATCTGGATCTGATGTACGGCCTGCCGCATCAGTCCAGGGTGCGAACCTTATCGACCGTGCGACGGGCACTGGAACTGGAGCCCGCGCGCGTTGCCCTGTTCGGATATGCGCATGTGCCCTGGATGAAGACCCATCAACGGATGATTCCGGAAGAGGCCCTGCCCGGTCCGGCGGAGCGGCTTGAGACATTCGAAGCGGCCGCCGCGCTGCTGACAGAGGCGGGCTATGTCCGGACCGGCATCGACCATTTTGCCAAGCCGGACGATTCCATGGCGCAAGCCTTCGAACAGGGGAACTTGCGCCGCAATTTTCAGGGTTACACGACCGACCGTGCGGAAACACTCATCGGCGCCGGGGCCAGCGCCGTCAGTCGGCTTCCAGGCATGTATGCCCAAAACTCCGTACCAATTCAGCGTTATACCGCCATGGTACGGGAAGGCGACCTGCCGGTCGAAAAGGGTGTCCGCCTGACCAACGAAGATCGCATGCGCGCCGAAATCATCGAACGCATCATGTGCGACTTTGCGGTCGATCTGGGCGCCATCTGCCGTCGACACGGCACAACTATTGAACGCATTTCAGAATCAACCAGACAACTGTAA
- a CDS encoding methyl-accepting chemotaxis protein produces the protein MSIKSLPIARKTALLLILSALALGGSIATVSAWRTHNLSFELIEEELHAIAVGRAGALTAYLASIEQDLLITARNEQTIDAVQAFTAAYQALGSNAEAALQKAYITDNPHPTGSKEQLDVADTGTEYDALHARHHPYFRFMLQQRGYYDIFLFDTAGNLVYTVFKELDYATNLNTGEWKGTDLGNALRAALAGSGPAPVAFFDFKPYAPSHGAPASFIATKINDTDGKTVGVLVFQMPIDRINAVMDEAGDIGETGEALIIGEDHLMRNQSRLTDEPTILQASLVSDAVDAALSGKESAGVEAHGDISYAAAVAPMRFHDANWAIVARIQKDEVEAPVMNGILIMVALSVGLILVIAVVGIFFVRGQIVRPLVGLADTMKALASGERQIEVPGADRGDEIGGMARAVDVFKQALLENDDSQARQARENELRQRRQEKIDSLISNFTTSSEAVLGQLNQASGAMSQTAEDLTRSSEENMGQASSVASAAERTSGSVQTVASAAQELSAAIGEIGVQVERSNEVTRNAADEAQATTAKVEALREAAESIGAVITLINDIAEQTNLLALNATIEAARAGEAGKGFAVVASEVKSLAAQTSKATEQISSQISGMQAATSDSVESIARFTETIRTLNDIASGIASSVTEQQSATEEIARNVEAVAASTDEVTGSIGLVRQSANDNRQTADKVRDAASTLSKEAEVLSREVKTFLQSIAAADEA, from the coding sequence ATGTCGATCAAGAGCTTGCCGATAGCGCGCAAGACGGCGCTACTGCTTATCCTTTCGGCACTGGCACTGGGTGGCAGTATTGCGACAGTCAGCGCCTGGCGAACACACAACCTTTCCTTCGAGCTGATCGAAGAAGAGCTTCACGCCATCGCGGTCGGAAGAGCGGGTGCCCTCACTGCCTATCTGGCATCCATCGAGCAGGACCTTCTGATCACCGCCCGAAATGAACAGACCATCGACGCCGTGCAGGCCTTCACTGCCGCCTATCAGGCGCTGGGGAGCAATGCGGAAGCAGCACTGCAGAAGGCCTATATCACCGACAACCCGCACCCGACAGGGTCCAAGGAACAGCTGGATGTCGCGGATACGGGCACGGAATACGATGCCCTTCACGCCCGTCATCACCCGTATTTCCGTTTCATGCTTCAGCAGCGCGGATATTACGACATCTTCCTGTTCGATACGGCGGGCAACCTCGTCTATACGGTGTTCAAGGAACTGGATTACGCGACGAACCTGAACACCGGGGAATGGAAGGGCACCGATCTGGGCAACGCCCTCCGCGCAGCCCTGGCTGGGTCCGGGCCGGCACCGGTCGCGTTCTTCGACTTCAAACCCTACGCCCCCAGCCACGGCGCACCGGCCAGCTTCATTGCGACAAAGATCAATGATACGGACGGCAAGACAGTCGGCGTTCTGGTCTTCCAGATGCCCATAGACCGCATCAATGCGGTGATGGACGAGGCCGGGGACATCGGGGAAACCGGCGAGGCTCTCATCATCGGGGAAGACCACCTGATGCGCAATCAGTCCCGGCTGACCGATGAACCGACAATCCTGCAGGCGTCGCTGGTCTCAGACGCGGTGGACGCCGCCCTTTCCGGTAAGGAAAGCGCCGGCGTCGAAGCTCATGGCGATATCAGCTATGCCGCTGCCGTGGCTCCAATGCGCTTCCACGATGCCAACTGGGCAATTGTGGCCCGAATCCAGAAGGATGAGGTCGAAGCCCCGGTGATGAATGGCATTCTGATCATGGTCGCCCTGTCCGTCGGTCTGATCCTTGTCATCGCCGTTGTCGGGATTTTCTTCGTGCGTGGTCAGATCGTGCGCCCCCTTGTCGGACTTGCCGACACGATGAAGGCCTTGGCCAGCGGCGAACGCCAGATCGAAGTTCCGGGCGCCGATCGCGGCGACGAAATCGGCGGAATGGCCCGCGCGGTCGATGTCTTCAAGCAGGCGCTGCTTGAAAATGACGATTCACAGGCTCGACAGGCAAGAGAGAACGAACTTCGTCAGCGCCGACAGGAAAAAATCGACTCCCTGATCAGCAATTTCACCACCAGCTCGGAAGCTGTGCTGGGGCAGTTGAACCAGGCCTCCGGCGCCATGTCTCAAACCGCCGAAGACCTGACCCGCAGTTCGGAAGAGAACATGGGACAGGCATCCAGTGTTGCGTCAGCGGCCGAACGGACTTCGGGCAGCGTTCAGACGGTGGCCAGCGCGGCCCAGGAACTGTCCGCCGCCATTGGAGAGATCGGCGTTCAGGTCGAACGTTCCAACGAAGTGACCCGAAACGCGGCGGATGAGGCCCAGGCCACGACCGCCAAGGTCGAGGCTCTGCGGGAAGCCGCCGAGAGCATTGGCGCGGTAATCACCCTGATCAACGACATTGCGGAACAGACCAACCTGCTGGCGCTAAATGCGACGATCGAAGCCGCCCGCGCCGGGGAAGCCGGAAAGGGGTTCGCCGTCGTGGCCAGCGAGGTCAAGTCCCTCGCGGCTCAGACCAGCAAGGCGACGGAACAGATCTCGTCGCAGATCTCGGGCATGCAGGCTGCGACGTCGGATTCGGTGGAGAGCATCGCCCGGTTTACCGAGACAATCCGAACCCTGAACGATATCGCCAGCGGGATCGCAAGCTCCGTGACAGAGCAGCAGAGTGCGACGGAAGAGATCGCACGCAATGTCGAGGCGGTCGCAGCCAGCACCGATGAGGTCACCGGCAGCATCGGTCTGGTCCGTCAATCGGCCAACGACAACCGTCAAACAGCGGACAAGGTTCGGGATGCCGCGAGCACGCTGTCGAAGGAGGCGGAGGTACTGAGCCGCGAGGTCAAGACCTTCCTGCAATCCATCGCCGCGGCCGACGAGGCCTGA
- the dgcA gene encoding N-acetyl-D-Glu racemase DgcA, producing the protein MPSGRAPADWSTRSDVMVKLTVRHDSFPIAGTFTISRGSKTSVEVVVAELEADGMVGRGECVPYARYGESIDSVMAQIREFRAGVEAGQDRAALNAVMPAGAARNALDCAMWDLEAKRSGTPVWRAAGLPQAPTSLVTAYTLSLDTPENMAAAASRNATRPLFKLKLTGEGDLERVAAVREAAPDTRLIVDANEGWSAAMVEPFSEKLSALGVEMIEQPLPAADDGLLVELAHPVPLCADESAHARDGFEKLVGKYEMINIKLDKTGGLTEALALKEAAESAGMEIMVGCMLATSLGMAPAFMVAQGAKVVDLDGPLLLAKDREPAFEFEGSTMLPPVAALWG; encoded by the coding sequence ATGCCTTCCGGCAGGGCGCCGGCCGACTGGTCGACGCGCTCTGACGTCATGGTGAAACTGACGGTTCGTCACGACAGCTTTCCGATTGCCGGCACATTCACGATCTCGCGCGGGTCAAAGACCAGTGTCGAGGTCGTGGTGGCGGAACTGGAGGCGGACGGCATGGTCGGGCGTGGGGAATGTGTTCCCTATGCCCGCTATGGCGAAAGCATCGACAGTGTCATGGCCCAGATTCGGGAGTTCCGTGCCGGTGTCGAAGCCGGACAGGACCGTGCCGCCCTGAACGCCGTGATGCCCGCCGGCGCGGCCCGTAACGCGCTGGACTGCGCGATGTGGGATCTGGAGGCGAAGCGCAGTGGTACGCCCGTCTGGCGGGCCGCCGGACTGCCTCAGGCGCCGACCTCCCTGGTCACGGCCTATACGTTGAGCCTGGATACGCCGGAAAACATGGCGGCGGCGGCGTCACGCAACGCGACGCGGCCGCTGTTCAAGCTGAAGCTGACAGGCGAAGGCGATCTGGAGCGGGTAGCGGCGGTTCGGGAGGCGGCACCGGATACGCGTCTGATCGTCGATGCCAATGAGGGCTGGTCCGCCGCGATGGTGGAGCCGTTCTCCGAAAAGCTCTCCGCGCTGGGGGTCGAAATGATCGAACAGCCCCTACCGGCGGCTGACGACGGTCTGTTGGTCGAACTCGCCCATCCGGTACCTCTGTGCGCCGATGAAAGCGCCCATGCGCGGGACGGATTCGAGAAACTGGTCGGCAAGTACGAGATGATCAACATCAAGCTCGACAAGACCGGCGGCCTGACCGAGGCACTGGCCCTGAAAGAGGCGGCGGAATCGGCCGGGATGGAGATCATGGTCGGATGCATGCTGGCGACGTCGCTGGGCATGGCACCGGCCTTCATGGTCGCGCAGGGCGCGAAGGTTGTCGATCTGGACGGTCCGTTGCTGCTGGCGAAAGACCGGGAGCCGGCGTTCGAGTTCGAGGGGTCCACGATGCTGCCGCCCGTGGCAGCGCTCTGGGGGTAG
- the dgcN gene encoding N-acetyltransferase DgcN: MQIENPYLMFLGDAADDLAAKVANGVAKWRPEWCKGQLRLDGCKADLGLTDMTLEEAKAAGCKTVIVGVANRGGIIPQSWLSTLEQALVMGFDVASGLHNRLTDIETLSSLAAEHGRKLFDVRHPTENFEVAKGSRRPGKRLLTVGTDCSAGKMFTSLAIEREMKARGMKADFRATGQTGIFIAGSGVSVDAVISDFISGATEKLCPPNDADHWDVVEGQGSLFHASFAGVSLGLLHGAQPDAMVLCHEPTRTHMRGLPDFPLPGLKECIDLNERMARIVNPDARVIGVSVNTSALPKDRQDSYLEEVEKELGLPTVDAFRQGAGRLVDAL, encoded by the coding sequence ATGCAAATCGAAAATCCGTATCTGATGTTTCTGGGCGACGCGGCGGACGACCTGGCCGCCAAAGTGGCCAACGGTGTCGCCAAGTGGCGTCCCGAATGGTGTAAGGGCCAGTTGCGCCTCGATGGCTGCAAGGCGGATCTCGGCCTGACCGACATGACGCTGGAAGAGGCCAAGGCCGCCGGCTGCAAGACGGTCATCGTCGGCGTCGCGAACCGGGGTGGGATCATTCCGCAATCCTGGCTCTCGACCCTGGAACAGGCCCTTGTCATGGGCTTCGATGTCGCGTCGGGCCTGCATAACCGTCTTACGGATATCGAAACGCTGTCCAGCCTTGCCGCCGAACATGGCCGCAAGCTGTTCGATGTACGTCATCCGACCGAAAACTTCGAAGTCGCAAAAGGGTCCCGTCGGCCGGGCAAACGTCTGCTGACGGTCGGCACCGACTGTTCGGCCGGCAAGATGTTCACCTCACTGGCTATCGAGCGGGAAATGAAGGCGCGCGGCATGAAGGCCGATTTCCGCGCCACGGGTCAGACGGGCATCTTCATCGCCGGTTCCGGCGTGTCGGTCGATGCCGTCATTTCCGATTTCATTTCCGGTGCCACGGAAAAACTGTGCCCGCCGAATGACGCCGATCACTGGGACGTCGTCGAAGGGCAGGGTTCGCTGTTCCATGCGTCCTTTGCTGGCGTCAGCCTGGGTCTGCTGCATGGCGCCCAGCCCGATGCCATGGTCCTGTGTCACGAACCGACCCGCACCCATATGCGCGGACTGCCGGACTTCCCGCTGCCGGGCCTGAAGGAATGCATCGACCTGAACGAGCGCATGGCCCGGATCGTCAATCCGGATGCCCGCGTGATCGGTGTTTCCGTCAATACCTCCGCGCTGCCGAAGGACCGTCAGGATTCCTACCTCGAAGAGGTTGAGAAGGAACTGGGGCTGCCTACGGTAGATGCCTTCCGGCAGGGCGCCGGCCGACTGGTCGACGCGCTCTGA
- a CDS encoding DUF1800 family protein, translated as MAQPYPKEFTPEIRFAAIAASRFGYGARPGQLAAISADPSGWLMSQVSGAPEPSPELSALPDSRMHAAALLAAHAAGPGAVRVHRREAQATFEREARAHMAHALSSRAPFRERLVRFWSNFFGITATDPKSLSLAFAFEREVVRPNLTGSYATMLTEAVRHPAMLLAFENSGSFGNYSDAGLGGGSGLNAALANHILSRLTIADESAYTNRDIIELTKMLTGWSVAGPQEGAPGSFVFRQALHQPQGKFFLNRAYPAAGALEAEAALDALTRREATARNLATRMARAILADTPSEFVIDSMISGYAGGGNSLRGLVKGMVDASEAWKPEGTKAKSPEDLVLSVARSLDYGPSMAGVALRSLRSLGQAPKRAPVVAGWPDLDAAWMAPQQMIERVQWVAAAAADRVSVLGRTPIPEFALSILGPLLRPSTYRRLSVTRDRAEALGLLFASPEFQRR; from the coding sequence ATGGCTCAACCCTACCCGAAGGAATTCACGCCCGAAATCCGTTTCGCGGCCATCGCAGCATCGCGCTTCGGTTATGGTGCGCGTCCCGGACAATTGGCGGCCATCTCCGCGGATCCTTCGGGCTGGTTGATGTCGCAGGTCTCCGGCGCCCCCGAACCCAGCCCGGAATTGAGCGCCCTGCCGGACAGTCGGATGCATGCCGCGGCCCTGCTAGCAGCGCATGCGGCGGGACCAGGGGCCGTGCGCGTTCATCGGCGCGAGGCACAAGCCACTTTCGAACGCGAAGCCCGCGCCCATATGGCCCATGCCCTGTCCAGCCGCGCCCCGTTCCGTGAAAGGCTGGTCCGGTTCTGGTCCAACTTCTTCGGCATCACCGCCACCGATCCGAAATCCTTGTCGCTGGCTTTCGCCTTTGAGCGGGAGGTCGTGCGCCCGAACCTGACCGGCAGCTATGCCACCATGCTGACGGAGGCCGTTCGACATCCGGCCATGCTTCTGGCCTTCGAGAACAGCGGATCCTTCGGAAACTATTCCGATGCCGGCCTGGGCGGCGGCTCCGGCCTAAATGCGGCATTGGCGAACCATATCCTGTCGCGGCTGACCATCGCCGACGAGTCCGCCTATACCAACCGGGATATCATTGAACTGACGAAGATGCTGACCGGCTGGTCGGTTGCGGGACCGCAGGAAGGCGCCCCCGGCAGCTTCGTGTTTCGGCAGGCCCTGCACCAGCCACAGGGCAAATTCTTCCTGAACCGGGCCTATCCGGCCGCCGGGGCACTGGAGGCGGAAGCGGCCCTGGACGCGCTGACACGGCGCGAGGCAACCGCGCGGAATCTGGCGACCCGAATGGCCCGCGCCATTCTGGCGGACACGCCGTCTGAATTCGTTATCGATTCCATGATCTCCGGCTATGCCGGCGGCGGCAACAGTTTGCGCGGGCTGGTCAAGGGCATGGTCGATGCTTCGGAAGCCTGGAAACCGGAAGGGACGAAGGCCAAGTCTCCGGAAGACCTGGTCCTGTCCGTCGCCCGCAGCCTCGATTATGGCCCCTCGATGGCCGGTGTCGCGTTGCGTTCGCTGCGGTCGTTGGGACAGGCCCCGAAACGCGCACCGGTCGTCGCCGGCTGGCCCGATCTGGACGCGGCCTGGATGGCCCCGCAGCAGATGATCGAACGGGTGCAGTGGGTCGCGGCGGCGGCAGCCGATCGCGTATCCGTACTGGGCCGCACACCGATCCCGGAGTTTGCACTGTCGATCCTGGGGCCGCTGCTCCGGCCATCGACATATCGCCGGCTTTCGGTGACACGGGACCGTGCGGAGGCATTGGGCCTGCTGTTCGCCTCCCCGGAATTTCAGCGTCGGTAG
- a CDS encoding DUF1501 domain-containing protein, with protein MRNPTLSRRALLSLGGAAAITAFSGVRVTYADGPRDRPLILVLLRGGPDGQALLPMHGDPAYRSVRGPLALPGPDSPGGIYDLDGSIGLHPNAGELIPLWQSGQLAVLPGVASPYRGDSHAEAITVLESGSAGVEAAMDDGWLNRAIAASGAAEGEAAAIGHPVGNTPLILRGTADVTAISGTEPPSPDERLFAKVQALYAEDPALAETLGAGQKSHDMLASALGGDHAAANAMGRHPQAFPLMARTIGEAIADGSAPSCAVIELGGWDTHIQQGAERGPLARRIAGLAGGLAQLTESLGAMMAHSMIVVIGEFGRSVSPNRAGGTDPGLGGAALVLGGGIDGGKRLGPLPSLAAESLAKNGALVPTVDSRALFKAVLAKHWRVSASAMNKRIFPDSGDVPPLPGL; from the coding sequence TTGAGGAACCCGACCCTATCACGACGCGCGCTGCTCTCCCTGGGAGGAGCGGCCGCGATTACGGCCTTTTCCGGGGTCCGGGTGACCTATGCAGATGGACCGCGGGATCGGCCCCTGATCCTCGTACTGCTACGCGGGGGGCCGGACGGACAGGCTCTCCTGCCGATGCATGGCGACCCGGCCTACCGCAGCGTGCGCGGTCCCCTGGCCCTTCCCGGGCCGGATTCTCCAGGCGGAATATATGATCTCGACGGCTCGATCGGGCTTCACCCGAATGCGGGCGAACTCATTCCGCTGTGGCAATCGGGACAACTGGCCGTTCTGCCCGGTGTCGCATCGCCTTACCGCGGCGACTCCCACGCCGAAGCCATCACTGTCCTGGAGTCCGGATCGGCGGGAGTCGAGGCCGCGATGGACGACGGCTGGCTGAACCGCGCGATCGCCGCCAGCGGCGCCGCCGAAGGCGAGGCGGCCGCCATCGGGCATCCGGTCGGGAACACGCCCCTGATCCTTCGTGGCACCGCCGATGTCACTGCGATTTCCGGCACCGAGCCCCCGTCCCCCGACGAGCGGCTGTTTGCGAAGGTTCAGGCGCTTTATGCTGAGGATCCCGCCCTCGCGGAGACATTGGGGGCCGGTCAAAAGTCCCATGACATGCTTGCCTCTGCCCTTGGCGGCGACCATGCGGCCGCCAACGCCATGGGGCGCCACCCACAGGCCTTCCCGCTGATGGCCCGAACCATAGGTGAGGCAATCGCAGACGGTAGCGCGCCAAGCTGCGCCGTGATCGAGCTGGGCGGTTGGGACACCCATATCCAACAGGGCGCCGAGCGCGGGCCACTTGCGCGACGCATTGCCGGACTGGCCGGCGGACTGGCCCAACTGACGGAGTCCCTGGGTGCCATGATGGCACACAGCATGATCGTCGTTATCGGCGAGTTCGGGCGTTCCGTATCGCCCAATCGGGCCGGAGGCACCGATCCTGGCCTCGGCGGTGCGGCCCTGGTCCTCGGCGGTGGAATTGACGGTGGAAAGCGGCTCGGCCCGCTGCCCAGCCTCGCGGCTGAGTCTCTGGCCAAGAACGGCGCCTTGGTTCCGACGGTCGACAGTCGCGCCCTGTTCAAGGCGGTGCTGGCCAAACATTGGAGGGTCAGCGCATCCGCCATGAACAAGCGGATCTTTCCCGATTCAGGCGACGTGCCGCCGCTGCCGGGGCTTTAG